The DNA window gccccctcctaaaTGCACATCTCCCAGAGCGCGTAGAACTGGGCTTGAATACTAGACAGGAACTGAGACAGAACAGGAGACAGAATAGGAGCAGAAACATGAGACTGGACTTGGGACAAGATGGGAGcagagacaggggactggacttgagaAAGGACAGGAGAAGGAACAGCTAACGAGACACTGGACTGAAAAGGATTCGGCAGGGGAGCAGGGACCAAAAGGTTCACTGGGACTGAAACAAACATGGTGATAGGGACCAGGACTgagacaaaaacagacaaaggtaCAGGAAcatggacagagacagggattagaacagggacagacagaggtACCAAAACAACATTTGGGGTGTGCCCAGGACTGACAAAAGTCTGAGGGAATGTCTGAGaggccagcctgggcacagttctaggGATCGGCCTCAAAGTCCTTGGGGCCAATCTAGGGACACGAAGAGAAGCGGctggggccacagtcacaggaatAGCACAGGAACCGAAGGGGCAGAGGTCGCCGCGATCACGGGAGCAGGAGCAGCGGAGGTCGCCGCCTTCGCAGGAACCGGAGTGGCTGGGTTCGCCGCCATCGCAGGAATGGGAGCGGCAGGGTTCGCCACCTTCACTGGAAGAGTCGTGGCAGGGTTCACCACCATTGTAGGAACAGGAGCGCCAGGGTCCGCCGACATCAtgggaacaggagcggcggggTTCACTGCCGGCACGGGAACAAGAGCGG is part of the Hoplias malabaricus isolate fHopMal1 chromosome 4, fHopMal1.hap1, whole genome shotgun sequence genome and encodes:
- the LOC136695038 gene encoding uncharacterized protein; the encoded protein is MKEKVASAAPVPEKAASAAPAPEKAASAAPAPVKAASTVPVVTVTSAASVSVPAVNPAALVPVPAVNPAAPVPMMSADPGAPVPTMVVNPATTLPVKVANPAAPIPAMAANPATPVPAKAATSAAPAPVIAATSAPSVPVLFLPGPYHHVCFSPSEPFGPCSPAESFSVQCLFLSSIQAQFYALWEMCI